One region of Pseudoalteromonas galatheae genomic DNA includes:
- a CDS encoding ABC transporter ATP-binding protein has translation MLEAINLDKSFADKKVLNDLSFVVQSGEIMCLLGANGAGKSTTLNVFLNFLQPDSGKALIDGLDVHRDANTKDKLVYLPEQVNLYQEFNAIDNLKYLASLSGLSVTTEQIHAALDETGLEQNARQQSLKSYSKGMRQKVGIAFAIIREAKVLLLDEPTSGLDPSATLEFIRIIQQLADKGAAILMVTHDFYCAHTLADKIGIMDKGTLLTLIENKNLPLASLEQKYHELISGKTPIKKVS, from the coding sequence ATGCTTGAAGCCATTAATTTAGATAAATCTTTTGCAGATAAAAAAGTGCTCAACGATCTGAGCTTTGTTGTGCAATCAGGGGAAATCATGTGTTTACTTGGCGCTAACGGAGCCGGAAAAAGCACTACACTCAATGTCTTCTTAAATTTCTTACAACCAGACAGCGGCAAAGCATTGATTGACGGACTTGACGTCCATCGTGATGCAAATACCAAAGATAAATTGGTGTATTTGCCTGAGCAGGTCAATTTGTATCAAGAGTTTAACGCCATTGATAACTTAAAATACTTAGCAAGCCTATCCGGGCTGTCGGTTACCACTGAGCAGATCCACGCAGCATTAGATGAAACTGGACTTGAACAAAACGCTAGACAGCAATCGTTAAAAAGTTACTCAAAGGGCATGCGCCAGAAAGTAGGGATCGCGTTCGCAATTATTCGTGAAGCAAAAGTCTTACTTTTAGATGAGCCAACATCTGGCTTAGATCCAAGTGCGACTCTAGAGTTTATTCGCATTATTCAGCAATTAGCCGACAAAGGCGCGGCGATTTTAATGGTCACGCACGACTTTTACTGCGCGCATACCTTAGCAGACAAAATCGGCATTATGGACAAAGGCACGCTACTGACACTGATAGAAAACAAAAACTTGCCACTCGCTTCATTAGAGCAGAAATATCATGAGCTGATCTCAGGTAAGACCCCAATAAAAAAAGTCAGCTGA
- a CDS encoding DUF3526 domain-containing protein: MINSKTIKIFRHELASKRKSPVLWLLFIMIQLLLAIALFTGYQQYQHSTQTQQNAQALVEQQWQAQPDRHPHRVAHFGHFAFRPPSALSFFDLGINTWVGDSIFLEAHKQNSANFTDDLDGGTLLRFSELSTANILLTIWPLLIVALGFASISGEKNSGTLRQLMSMGVSFRDLIIGKSLSYLLLSVIFIIPAFAFALVLALSSGADLTTESPLRLALLFGIYLLYCLFWTGLTLFVSSVVKAPKQSLVLLTSIWFILTILMPRVLAEFAHNQHPHQKRNDFELAVKLDNRKVGNSHNPNDPYFNQFREQTLKQYGVDKVEDLPINYRGLVMQEGERLNAQIYRKHYDQQIAQFDAQQAFISKFYWLNPYLFVRDFSMALTRTDTKHFLDFEQQAEAHRYARIQKLNELHTHQVNHHNDRAQRIDKSYWQEFEPFSYSAPNLQWSLRDFSWTWLLPTFAVLIIFLSLNSPLMQRRVYASV, encoded by the coding sequence ATGATCAATAGCAAAACGATAAAAATATTCCGCCATGAGTTAGCCAGTAAACGCAAAAGCCCAGTCTTGTGGCTGCTTTTCATCATGATACAACTGTTGCTCGCCATTGCATTATTTACGGGTTACCAGCAATATCAACACAGCACTCAGACTCAACAAAATGCCCAAGCCTTGGTAGAGCAACAATGGCAAGCGCAACCCGATAGGCACCCACACCGCGTCGCCCACTTTGGGCATTTCGCCTTTCGCCCCCCAAGTGCACTGAGCTTTTTTGACCTTGGTATTAATACTTGGGTTGGCGATAGTATTTTCTTGGAGGCACATAAGCAAAACAGTGCTAACTTTACGGATGACTTAGATGGCGGCACACTGCTGCGTTTCTCAGAATTAAGCACGGCCAATATCTTGCTAACAATCTGGCCATTGCTAATTGTTGCGCTTGGATTTGCCAGTATCAGTGGCGAGAAAAACAGTGGTACGTTAAGACAACTGATGTCGATGGGCGTCTCATTTCGCGATTTAATCATCGGAAAATCTCTCAGCTATCTACTATTGTCAGTTATTTTCATCATCCCCGCTTTTGCTTTTGCCCTTGTACTAGCGTTAAGCTCGGGAGCAGATCTCACCACAGAAAGCCCTTTAAGATTAGCTTTGTTGTTTGGTATTTATTTACTGTATTGCTTATTTTGGACTGGTTTAACACTTTTTGTGTCGTCTGTGGTAAAAGCGCCAAAACAGTCGCTCGTATTACTGACTTCTATTTGGTTTATTTTAACGATTTTAATGCCTCGTGTTTTAGCTGAGTTTGCTCACAACCAGCACCCACATCAAAAACGCAATGACTTTGAGCTCGCAGTTAAACTAGATAACCGCAAAGTAGGCAACAGTCATAATCCAAATGATCCGTATTTTAATCAGTTCAGGGAGCAAACCTTAAAGCAATACGGCGTTGACAAGGTTGAAGACTTACCTATCAACTATCGTGGACTGGTGATGCAAGAGGGTGAACGCTTAAACGCCCAAATTTACCGCAAACACTACGACCAACAAATAGCCCAATTTGATGCACAACAAGCCTTCATTAGTAAATTTTATTGGTTAAATCCGTATTTATTTGTGCGCGACTTTTCTATGGCATTAACGCGAACCGATACCAAACACTTTTTAGATTTTGAACAACAAGCCGAAGCACACCGCTATGCGCGTATTCAAAAATTAAACGAGCTGCATACCCATCAGGTTAATCACCATAACGACCGAGCACAACGGATCGACAAGTCATATTGGCAGGAGTTTGAGCCATTTAGCTACAGCGCTCCCAACTTACAATGGTCGCTTCGTGATTTCAGCTGGACATGGCTGCTGCCAACCTTCGCCGTGCTGATTATTTTTCTTAGTTTAAATTCACCCCTCATGCAAAGGAGAGTTTATGCTTCAGTTTAA
- a CDS encoding DUF3526 domain-containing protein, whose amino-acid sequence MLQFKLECKRLFSGTVNKLVLALFLISGLVAIYQGAQGYKSQRVDQYKSTVVFQKEREYVANRETLPEPGSIAYYASAPTQWQLSPWAALFVGESQHSMVATKIKALALQGQIFNREIVNPSQQRTGGLDLGFVLVYLLPIVIGIVTVTLISDEQHAGRWRLLSALPIRAYFQVYKQLGLRFAVIWLLTAVLLISAAALLSLPFDGTFWLVCAAITLYMLFWFSLAGLIMSLGKSSVVNSLAYLSSWVIFAILIPGAIHLYLSNSYQTNTPLEISLKQRLIMNDGWDQNQQAALDEFLSHEPQWQSTSPLGDTFDWKWYFAQQHLSDIAVDEQWQGYLQNRALRHQQLQKLSWLSPALMLQFGLNQLAHTSSYHQTEYFKEIAHYHQQIRHFFYDFMFFDKAVTKEDILNFPLYKNQPQTPSQSFSSLLFATLLVFGLAIFAARRLTKLKPI is encoded by the coding sequence ATGCTTCAGTTTAAGCTTGAATGCAAACGGTTGTTCTCTGGCACAGTCAACAAGCTGGTACTTGCCTTGTTTCTTATCTCAGGCTTGGTTGCTATTTATCAAGGAGCACAAGGCTATAAATCACAGCGTGTCGATCAATATAAATCTACGGTGGTTTTTCAAAAGGAGCGTGAATATGTTGCCAACCGCGAGACCTTACCTGAGCCTGGCTCTATCGCCTACTATGCCAGCGCCCCCACTCAGTGGCAGCTTAGCCCGTGGGCCGCGTTATTTGTTGGCGAAAGCCAACATTCAATGGTTGCTACAAAAATCAAGGCATTGGCGCTACAGGGTCAAATTTTTAACCGCGAAATCGTCAATCCGTCGCAACAACGCACCGGTGGACTAGATTTAGGTTTCGTACTTGTCTATTTACTGCCAATCGTGATTGGAATTGTCACCGTGACACTCATCTCAGATGAGCAACATGCAGGAAGGTGGCGGTTATTAAGTGCGCTACCAATTCGCGCCTACTTTCAAGTTTATAAACAACTCGGGCTGCGCTTTGCGGTGATCTGGTTGTTGACCGCAGTGTTACTCATCAGTGCTGCAGCGCTACTATCTTTACCATTTGATGGAACGTTTTGGTTGGTGTGTGCCGCAATCACACTTTATATGCTATTTTGGTTTTCTCTTGCAGGTTTGATCATGAGTTTGGGGAAAAGTAGCGTAGTAAATAGTTTAGCGTATCTGAGTAGCTGGGTTATTTTTGCAATCCTTATTCCAGGCGCGATCCACCTTTATCTATCAAACAGCTACCAAACGAATACACCTCTTGAAATCAGCCTCAAGCAGCGCTTAATAATGAATGATGGATGGGATCAAAATCAACAAGCTGCGCTTGATGAGTTCTTAAGCCATGAACCACAATGGCAAAGCACCTCACCACTTGGTGATACATTCGATTGGAAATGGTATTTCGCTCAGCAACATTTAAGTGACATAGCAGTTGATGAGCAATGGCAAGGTTATTTGCAAAACAGAGCGCTCAGACATCAACAGCTACAGAAACTCAGCTGGCTTTCTCCAGCCTTAATGCTGCAATTTGGGCTTAACCAATTAGCTCACACCAGCTCTTATCATCAAACAGAATATTTTAAAGAAATAGCACACTACCACCAGCAGATCCGCCATTTCTTTTATGATTTCATGTTTTTTGATAAAGCGGTAACGAAAGAGGATATTCTCAACTTTCCACTTTACAAAAATCAGCCACAAACGCCAAGCCAAAGCTTTTCGTCACTCCTTTTTGCTACGCTCTTGGTGTTTGGACTAGCCATCTTCGCAGCGCGAAGACTCACTAAATTGAAGCCGATTTAA
- a CDS encoding carboxymuconolactone decarboxylase family protein, with product MTDFTIHTVESAPQKGKPLLEKSQQAFGRIPNLHGVMAESPEHLHGYQVLHEAFLNSSFNNDEKTVVWQAINVEHECHYCVPAHSAIAKSMKVSDELVKALREQAPLGDEKLEVLRATTLEMLRERGKLSDAQTKAFFAAGYTKQNLLEIILALSQKVMSNYVNHIAHTPLDDAFKAFV from the coding sequence ATGACTGACTTTACAATCCATACCGTAGAATCTGCACCGCAAAAAGGTAAACCATTACTCGAGAAGTCCCAGCAAGCGTTTGGCCGTATTCCAAACCTTCATGGCGTGATGGCTGAGTCGCCTGAGCATCTACATGGTTATCAAGTGTTACACGAAGCATTTTTAAATAGCTCGTTTAATAACGATGAAAAAACTGTGGTATGGCAAGCGATTAATGTAGAACATGAATGTCACTATTGTGTGCCTGCTCACTCCGCTATCGCTAAGTCAATGAAAGTGAGTGATGAATTGGTCAAAGCGCTGCGTGAGCAAGCACCACTGGGCGATGAAAAGCTAGAAGTACTGCGTGCTACAACACTTGAAATGTTACGTGAACGTGGCAAATTGAGTGATGCACAAACTAAAGCGTTTTTTGCCGCAGGTTATACTAAACAAAATCTGCTGGAAATTATCTTAGCGCTAAGTCAAAAAGTGATGAGTAATTACGTGAATCATATCGCGCATACTCCGCTGGATGATGCATTTAAAGCGTTTGTCTAA
- a CDS encoding retropepsin-like aspartic protease — MRAIILSVLACTTVGCGITASTKPESLTLPMKYTEKGHAYVMTALNHQITHPMILDSAANLGVLPSHLKAALALPEDKISTMKVQGANGNSELELTKIEHTSVGHFAIESLPYVFQDMNRLEVEGVLPGILGHGYMSQYCNVFDFKNNAFSLYQEACPSSVTQGLESARFTIDDDFIKLTASFNGERVDALLDTGAPTNYINSHLANKLSLTLGKEDIGRGLNNIENKKVAIESLRFSLGGKEIINTESHLSDMPVFEVLGYKDEPFILLGLSNFNDDKLVIDYAENKIYF, encoded by the coding sequence ATGAGAGCAATTATTTTATCAGTATTAGCATGTACTACCGTTGGCTGTGGCATCACCGCGTCTACCAAACCTGAGTCACTAACCTTACCGATGAAGTATACCGAGAAAGGTCATGCCTATGTAATGACAGCGCTTAATCATCAGATCACGCATCCTATGATTTTAGACAGTGCTGCGAACTTGGGGGTTTTACCCTCTCATTTAAAAGCCGCACTTGCTTTGCCAGAAGATAAAATCAGCACAATGAAAGTGCAAGGAGCCAATGGTAATTCAGAGCTGGAATTGACAAAGATAGAGCACACGAGTGTCGGGCACTTTGCGATTGAATCGCTACCGTATGTATTTCAAGATATGAACCGCTTAGAGGTCGAAGGCGTCTTACCTGGCATTTTGGGGCATGGATATATGTCGCAATATTGTAATGTGTTTGATTTTAAAAATAATGCGTTTAGCTTGTATCAAGAGGCTTGTCCAAGTAGTGTGACACAAGGTCTAGAAAGTGCACGCTTTACAATAGACGACGACTTTATCAAACTCACTGCAAGTTTTAATGGTGAACGGGTGGATGCGTTACTAGATACCGGCGCGCCAACTAATTACATCAACTCACACTTGGCAAATAAGCTATCTTTGACGCTTGGTAAAGAAGATATCGGCCGAGGTCTAAATAATATAGAAAACAAAAAGGTCGCCATAGAATCACTGCGCTTTAGCTTAGGTGGTAAGGAAATCATCAATACTGAAAGCCACTTGTCAGATATGCCAGTATTTGAGGTGCTTGGATACAAAGATGAGCCATTTATCCTACTTGGTTTAAGTAACTTTAACGATGACAAGCTAGTTATCGACTACGCTGAGAACAAAATTTACTTTTGA